tctgtgtaatcacttgtcagctgatttatgatgaataattctatagtctgattttactttccttgccctattaccttaggtaaggaaagtattgctttccgaaaaaaattaaggtatcccaatttgtaaatttctatacgtttcgaggtcccctggctccaaaaaagtggtttttgggtatttgtctgtgtatgtgtgtgtgtgtgtgtgtgttgtgtgtgtgtgtgtgtgtgtgtgtgtgtgtgtgtgtgtgtgtgtgtgtgtgtatgagtgtatgtgcgtctgtgtacacgatatctcatttcccaattaacggaatgacttgaaatttggaacttaatgtccttcccctataaggatccgacacgaacaatttcgatcaataatgcaattcaagatggcggctaaaatggcgaaaatgttgtcaaaaacagggtttttcgcaattttctcaaaaatggctccaacgattttgatcaatgtcatacctaaaatagtcattataaagctctatcaactgccacaagtcccatatctgtaaaaatttcaggagcttcgccccatctatgcaaagtttgattctagattcccaattattatcaggcttcagataaaatttaaacaaaaaatttcaagtggaaaagatcgagcatgagaatctctacaattaatgtttagtaacattttcacctaaaattaaaaataagctcgaaattcgagaaaatgttattatttcaattgcaaacagttggaaactgttgattctattaaatcattcactatgaagagatagcagacctcgtgtgtctccagcgttatagtcctgtcaccagctggcttagatctttgaatagtagacttgagatgcgcgggaaccctagcgtcagttgatcaattttcataactgcaaggaaagttgtgtgagtgcgccacaccagattttttactctaatattggcgtatgaaggaggctcctttttccttttatattatccttgaattgcaaaatctccaaaaaccttgtatatacgtcgacgcgaaaatgccaaaccgtcgacttgaatcttcgacctcacttcgctcggtcaatgagcGAATCAAATATCGAAGAATATGACACCCAGTCGTATCATAAGTATCACACATCGAACATCAATTGCTATGTACAATTTTTACAATCTGTGATTGGAAATTTGGATTTTCCTTTAataactactagtagttctgtgaacagtagacctcacgcagtattctcatccacaagtacctgattaaaactaaaccccttatggaaatacagcaatagacttgcttctccacacatctgtgtaatcacttgtcagctgatttatgatgaataattctatagtctgattttcactctaatattggcgtttgaaggaggttcctttttccttttatattatccttgaaatgcaaaatttccaaaaaccttgtattatgtcaacgcgcaattaaaaaaggaacacatatctgtcaaatttcatgaaaatctattaccgcgtttcgcggtaaatgcgcaatatataaacatttaaacattaagaaaaatgccaaaccgtcgccttgaatcttagacctcacttcgctcggtcaattataattcTTATACTGTAGTCGAACTTAACCTAAATCTACTTTCGTTGCCAAGTAACCAATTATTAGAAACGCACTAATTGATTATTAGGCAACAAAGTTTGAATACATCCATTTTTGATCTTGAGAATTGTTCAAAATACGGGAACAATAAGCTTAATATAAACCGAATCTCGATAATTGTTGGTTTTAACTTGGAAAGTTTTACATTCTGGGCCTCGAAACCTAATATAACGGTCAGTTAGTTGAAACTGCCATTGGTTTCACACAAGTAACATCATATCTGTGCGTTCAATTACCGCTAATAATGAGTTATAGCAAAATCAGTTGCTTCGCTCATTAGTTCTGGCATGGCTTCCGTTAGATATATTCATTTGGCGGTTAAATTGAACTTTCCTTACTTTTGATCAGGCACAAGAGATCATCATGTAGGTTAAAGATTGTCAGGCATAtcgtctgattttcactctaatattggcgtttgaaggaggttcctttttccttttatattatccttgaaatgcaaaatttccaaaaaccttgtattatgtcaacgcgcaattaaaaaaggaacacatatctgtcaaatttcatgaaaatctattaccgcgtttcgcggtaaatgcgcaatatataaacatttaaacattaagaaaaatgccaaaccgtcgccttgaatcttagacctcacttcgctcggtcaattataattcTTATACTGTAGTCGAACTTAACCTAAATCTACTTTCGTTGCCTAGTAACCAATTATTAGAAACGCACTAATTGATTATTAGGCAACAAAGTTTGAATACATCCATTTTTGATCTTGAGAATTGTTCAAAATACGGGAACAATAAGCTTAATATAAACCGAATCTCGATAATTGTTGGTTTTAACTTGGAAAGTTTTACATTCTGGGCCTCGAAACCTAATATAACGGTCAGTTAGTTGAAACTGCCATTGGTTTCACACAAGTAACATCATATCTGTGCGTTCAATTACCGCTAATAATGAGTTATAGCAAAATCAGTTGCTTCGCTCATTAGTTCTGGCATGGCTTCCGTTAGATATATTCATTTGGCGGTTAAATTGAACTTTCCTTACTTTTGATCAGGCACAAGAGATCATCATGTAGGTTAAAGATTGTCAGGCATATCGgaatttaaaaaagtttaaCATTTTACAGCTTTATTTGTTTGTAAATTCATGTATTTTCacatcattttttgtttaatacATGAAACGTAATGTTTCAGATGAACTGGCAGaagatgaaattgaagaagaaCTGTCACAAACTTCAGATGAAagcgaaggagaagaagaagaagatgatgatgattccacCTACGAAGATGGTGACAGTAACATCGTAGTTGAGATGGACATAGATATCAAGAAAGAGGTTGAGGACCTGGAAGAGGTTGAAGAAGTTATGATCACAGGTGACTTCGACGGACCATTTGTTTCAGACGCCTCCAGCTCTGCAGAAGATTTGCTCTCTTGTGCAGACTGTGACTTCAAGTCCACAAATAAATCCCATCTTAGGAAACACATACGTTCACATCGGGAGAAACTTTTCAGTTGCGAGTTATGTGATTACAAGACTTCTAGAGCAAATGACCTTGACCGTCATTCGAGGAGACACACGGGTGACAAGCCTTTCAGATGTGAGTATTGCAGTTACGAGGCAACTAGGTCGGATGCCCTGAAATTGCACATTAGGAAACATACCGGCGAAAAGCCTTATTTgtgtgatttttgtgattatcgGTGCGCTGATCCTTCGGTATTTAAATGTCACATTAAAATACATTTGAACGAGAGATCATTTGAGTGTAAGGAGTGTGGTTACAGGTGTATAAGATCGACTGATATGAACAGACATATGAAAAGACACACGGGAGAAAAACCGATAGAATGTGAGTTTTGCGAGTATAAAACCGCGCGAGCCAGTGCGTTGAAACTACACATGAAACGTCATTCGACACAATATTCGTGTGAGTTTTGTGACTTTACCACCACTCTACAACGGCAATTAAAACAACACCTAACGACACACTCCGATTACAAACCGTTCAGTTGTGAGTTGTGTGACTTTAGGTGCATTCGGTCAACTGATTTGAGGAGACATCATTTGAGAGCCCACATCACAGAGAAGCCTTACAACTGTGCGGACTGTGGTTATAAGACAGATAGATCGGACACTTATCATAGGCATTTAATGCAGCATACTGGGGAAAAGCCGTTTGCTTGTGAGCTATGTGATTACAGGGGGACAAGGGGGATCTTTCTGAAACGACATCTGCTGAAAAAGCATCAGACTGGGAATTTGTTTGTGGCGAAAGGGTATACATGATAGTTACTGTAGTACAGAGTGTAcctgaatcaatcaatcaatcaatctatagaTTAGAGAGAAGAGCTTGAGATCAAcgaatcatattatattagattagtCTTGAAAGGCTGAAggtattagattagatttctatATTTCATTATGTATAATTAAGTTACTCAATGAAAGTTTTATTGAATGAGCAAAGCGAAGTTCTAGTTAGAAGTTgtttttttcatacattttacaAATACAATTCACAGGTCATTATAATGATTCTATAGATAAAGTTCGTTAGCCAACGAGATTTACTCATCCCTTCGTCTTTTTTACATTATAACAGGTAGATAACAGGATAGCATTGAAATACCATAAGAGAACTTTTTAGTAAATCATCGTTCCAAATCGCATGTTAGTGGTGGTAATGAAATCATAAATTCTCCTTGCTCAAGGGTTTTACGTATCATATCGTACAAGAATTCTCGTAGGCTACGATTCCAGTTGTGGATAAAAAACAACAtacgattttcacaaaaaatagtTGAGCCTTGTTATCCAATTCTGTAATGGTCTCCTGCTTGATAtcaataatacaaatataatttcacaaaatttcccTTCACTCGCCAGCAGATGATCAGATTCATCATCCAATTGAATCTGAACTCATTATACAGTGTTTACAAACTCCCTACAAATATTCTAGgttagggcattgttcctgggtacgaaatattcaattaaatttcaattcatttattcacacacacatacaaaata
The genomic region above belongs to Nilaparvata lugens isolate BPH chromosome 5, ASM1435652v1, whole genome shotgun sequence and contains:
- the LOC120351464 gene encoding gastrula zinc finger protein XlCGF17.1-like produces the protein MKRNVSDELAEDEIEEELSQTSDESEGEEEEDDDDSTYEDGDSNIVVEMDIDIKKEVEDLEEVEEVMITGDFDGPFVSDASSSAEDLLSCADCDFKSTNKSHLRKHIRSHREKLFSCELCDYKTSRANDLDRHSRRHTGDKPFRCEYCSYEATRSDALKLHIRKHTGEKPYLCDFCDYRCADPSVFKCHIKIHLNERSFECKECGYRCIRSTDMNRHMKRHTGEKPIECEFCEYKTARASALKLHMKRHSTQYSCEFCDFTTTLQRQLKQHLTTHSDYKPFSCELCDFRCIRSTDLRRHHLRAHITEKPYNCADCGYKTDRSDTYHRHLMQHTGEKPFACELCDYRGTRGIFLKRHLLKKHQTGNLFVAKGYT